A single genomic interval of Falco naumanni isolate bFalNau1 chromosome 11, bFalNau1.pat, whole genome shotgun sequence harbors:
- the SPATA1 gene encoding spermatogenesis-associated protein 1, with translation MSFSQMRPRTSQLVELHVFYVPEEVWNFKLNTVPAALTSKFISAGFIRVSPHITLRVLRERLGEYLGGVAVADKFKFLKCIGKRLAVVKAKQETELELKSFIPPYALYPELYLLPGVEYFEDVYPLSASTQQRHHFNAEANSFSYGSRLSSLPQPKPEKSKQFLESIQNSYQLENQEVHRSVERGEKKPVPVLHTKQKQDHNNRIQEKLIQFREKDQNGSNGSLFTPSRSNPADWESGKNDIVLQTSQQNHLSQDQGERNTPEWNEKAKRTTPTLHVNLSDEQGQNNQTPPNHGKYQKELTNMENNDHQKDTELRRDRIQGSGIIKIMEDQTTEYAHKKQSFQQYRTNKSIDDPDEADENKKNHLTCPKEYISPPSPPFLALPMIPAQVPATKNGMVEQLQQMKKDRRHMEKTREELMKKAKRLLEQNKLRRYHVREEWKKKYFETKKATVSLEDALNKLRQDVELYHQKLLLQLRARDSRKQPSNVTNSKNYTIIRITTVQHELDQLRKKLDDTKMKLITEIKMRKQAAADLQALRAELTQKKIHSALILQSRKSRI, from the exons ATGTCGTTCAGTCAAATGAGACCTCGAACATCACAG CTGGTGGAGCTCCATGTTTTTTATGTCCCAGAAGAAGTGTGGAACTTCAAGCTGAATACAGTTCCTGCAGCTCTTACTAGCAAATTCATCTCAGCTGGGTTTATAAG GGTGTCTCCTCACATCACATTAAGAGTGCTAcgggagaggctgggagagtACCTGGGTGGAGTTGCAGTTGCAGATAAATTCaaatttctaaaatgcattGGGAAAAGACTAGCGGTG gtgaaagcaaagcaagaaacagaacTGGAACTGAAGTCATTTATTCCTCCTTAC GCACTTTATCCTGAATTATATTTATTACCTGGAGTGGAATACTTTGAAGATGTTTATCCGTTATCAGCATCAACTCAACAAAGACATCACTTTAATGCAGAAGCTAATAGTTTTAGTTATGGATCAAGATTATCCAGTCTTCCTcaaccaaaacctgaaaaaagcaaacaatttttaGAAAGTATACAGAACAGTTACCAGCTAGAAAATCAGGAAGTGCACAGATCTGTGGAACggggggagaaaaaacctgttccagttttgcacacaaaacagaagcaagacCATAACAACAGGATTCAAGAAAAACTAATACAGTTTAGAGAAAAAG ATCAAAATGGATCCAATGGATCTCTCTTCACACCAAGTCGTTCAAATCCTGCAGACTGGGAGTCTGGAAAGAATGATATAGTATTACAGACCTCTCAGCAAAATCATCTCAGCCAAGATCAAGGAGAGCGTAACACTCCTGAGTGGAATGAGAAAGCCAAACGAACCACTCCCACGCTTCATGTAAACCTCAGTGATGAACAAGGCCAGAATAACCAAACACCCCCAAATCACGGTAAATATCAAAAGG AACTaacaaacatggaaaataatgacCACCAGAAAGATACTGAACTAAGAAGAGACAGAATACAGGGTTCtggaattattaaaataatggaagaCCAAACCACAGAATatgcacacaaaaaacaaaG TTTCCAGCAATACAGAACTAACAAGTCTATAGATGATCCTGATGAG GcagatgaaaacaagaaaaatcatcTTACTTGTCCAAAAGAATATATTTCACCTCCTAGTCCACCTTTTTTGGCACTTCCTATGATTCCAGCTCAGGTTCCTGCAACAA aaaacGGGATGGTAGAACAATTGCAACAAatgaagaaagacagaaggCACATGGAAAAAACTAGAGAAGAACTGATGAAAAAAGCTAAAAGGTTACTGGAGCAAAATAAGCTGAGGAGATACCATG ttcgtgaggaatggaaaaagaagTACTTTGAAACTAAGAAAGCTACGGTTTCACTGGAAGATGCTTTAAACAAACTGCGACAAGATGTAGAGCTTTATCACCAGAAATTACTCTTGCAATTGAGAGCCAGAGATAGCCGGAAACAACCAAGCAACGTGACAAACTCCAAG AATTACACAATCATACGGATTACTACAGTGCAGCATGAACTCGATCAACTGAGAAAGAAGCTGGATGATACAAAAATGAAACTCATAACAGAAATTAAG ATgagaaagcaggcagcagctgattTACAAGCACTGAGGGCGGAACTGACACAGAAGAAGATTCATTCAGCTTTAATTCTCCAGTCCAGAAAATCAAGAATTTAA
- the GNG5 gene encoding guanine nucleotide-binding protein G(I)/G(S)/G(O) subunit gamma-5: MSGSSNVAAMKKVVQQLRLEASVTRVKVSQAAADLKQFCLQNAQHDPLLTGVSSSTNPFRPQKVCSFL, from the exons ATGTCGGGCTCCTCCAACGTGGCGGCCATGAAGAAGGTGGTGCAGCAGCTGCGCCTGGAGGCCAGCGTGACTCGCGTCAAG GTTTCTCAGGCTGCAGCAGACTTGAAGCAGTTCTGCCTGCAAAATGCACAGCATGATCCCCTACTGACAGGAGTATCATCAAGTACAAATCCATTCAGACCCCAGAAAGTCTGTTCATTTTTGTAA
- the RPF1 gene encoding ribosome production factor 1: protein MAGGGGGSGPVGSAAGDGAPPAPERVLFPPTFSVSEIKNKQRRHFMFLRWKQQQRKEKLAAKKKRRKEREALGDKAPPKAVPKTIENQRVYDETTVDPNDEEVAFDEATDEFAPYFNRQTVPKILITTSDRPRGRTVRFCEQLATVIPNSHVYYRRGLALKRIIPQCIARDFTDLIVINEDRKIPNGLVLSHLPDGPTAHFRMSSVRLRKEIKRRGKDPTEHVPEVILNNFTTRLGHSIGRMFAALFPHDPQFIGRQVATFHNQRDYIFFRFHRYIFKSEKKVGIQELGPRFTLKLRSLQKGTFDSKFGEYEWIHKRREMDTSRRKFHL from the exons ATGgccggcggcggtggcggcagCGGCCCGGTGGGCTCTGCGGCGGGCGATGGAGCGCCGCCGGCCCCAGAGCGGGTTCTCTTCCCGCCTACCTTCAGCGTGTCCGAGATCAAGAACAAGCAGCGGCGGCACTTCATGTTCCTTcgctggaagcagcagcagaggaag GAGAAACTGGCCGCCAAGAAGAAGCGGAGAAAGGAGCGAGAAGCCCTCGGAGACAAA gCACCTCCAAAAGCCGTACCAAAGACTATTGAAAATCAGAGAGTGTATGACGAAACAACTGTAGATCCCAATGATGAAGAG GTTGCTTTTGATGAAGCAACTGATGAATTTGCACCATACTTCAACAGACAGACAGTTCCCAAGATTCTTATTACAACATCAGACAGGCCTCGCGGA AGAACAGTGAGATTCTGTGAACAGTTGGCTACTGTTATACCCAACTCGCATGTCTACTATCGAAGAGGACTGGCTTTGAAAAGAATTATTCCACAGTGTATTGCAAGGGACTTTACGGATTTAATTGTCATTAATGAAGATCGCAAAATACCAA ATGGTCTGGTTTTAAGTCATCTGCCTGATGGTCCAACTGCTCATTTTAGAATGAGTAGTGTCCGTTTGCGTAAAGAAATAAAG CGAAGAGGGAAAGACCCCACAGAACACGTACCCGAAGTAATCCTGAATAATTTCACAACGCGACTTGGCCATTCTATTGGTCGCATGTTTGCTGCTCTCTTCCCACATGATCCTCAGTTCATTGGAAGACAAGTAGCTACATTTCACAATCAGCGAGACTACATCTTTTTCAGATTCCACAG ATATATCTTCAAGAGTGAAAAGAAAGTGGGAATTCAAGAACTTGGACCGCGTTTTACATTAAAGCTGAGGTCTCTTCAAAAAGGAACCTTTGATTCCAAATTTGGAGAATATGAATGGATTCATAAG CGCCGAGAAATGGacacaagcagaagaaaatttcacTTATAA